A single genomic interval of Pyrus communis chromosome 7, drPyrComm1.1, whole genome shotgun sequence harbors:
- the LOC137740356 gene encoding AP2/ERF and B3 domain-containing transcription repressor RAV2-like: protein MDLMSCWNRSTRDYSPVTGAKAASSNKLPSSGYKGVVPQSNGRWGAQIYEKSHRVWLGTFDDEEEAAKTYNIASLKFRGLDAIKNFSRNQMTPYEFDVTEALFLESHSKAEIVDMLRKHSYANELEMYKHKLYNGGALGLDAGGKRMKCHLDLMDTCSSERELLFEKVATPSDVGRLNRMVIPKQHAENHFQVHLSVGFGKGVLLKFEDEVGNVWRFGYCYWSSSQSYVLSKGWIRFVKEKKLKAGDVVRFERSVGEDKKMFIDCRPRNVDVSGIREMHSRVGEPLGAVQDDGMVRLFGVNIQPSTGPRFQ from the coding sequence atgGATTTGATGAGTTGCTGGAATAGAAGCACAAGGGACTACTCACCAGTGACTGGAGCAAAGGCTGCAAGTTCAAACAAGTTGCCTTCTTCTGGCTACAAAGGAGTAGTGCCCCAGTCAAATGGCAGATGGGGAGCTCAAATATACGAGAAGAGTCATCGTGTGTGGTTGGGAACCTtcgatgatgaagaagaagctgcTAAAACCTACAACATTGCTTCGCTAAAGTTCCGGGGTCTTGATGCCATCAAAAATTTCAGTCGGAACCAAATGACACCCTACGAATTTGATGTCACGGAGGCTCTTTTCTTGGAGTCCCATTCCAAGGCTGAGATTGTTGACATGCTTCGAAAACATTCTTATGCCAACGAGCTCGAGATGTACAAGCATAAGCTGTACAATGGTGGTGCCCTAGGCCTTGATGCCGGCGGAAAGCGTATGAAGTGTCACCTTGATTTAATGGACACATGTAGTAGCGAGAGGGAGTTGCTTTTCGAGAAAGTGGCAACACCAAGCGATGTAGGGAGATTGAACCGCATGGTTATACCAAAACAACATGCCGAGAACCATTTTCAGGTTCATCTGAGTGTAGGGTTTGGTAAAGGGgtgttgttgaaatttgaggATGAGGTGGGTAATGTGTGGAGGTTTGGGTATTGTTATTGGAGTAGTAGTCAGAGCTATGTGTTGAGCAAAGGGTGGATTCGCTTTGTGAAGGAGAAGAAGCTGAAAGCTGGTGATGTTGTGAGGTTTGAGAGATCAGTAGGGGAGGATAAGAAGATGTTCATTGACTGTAGACCAAGAAACGTCGATGTGTCGGGGATCAGGGAGATGCATAGTAGGGTTGGTGAGCCTTTAGGGGCGGTTCAAGATGATGGAATGGTGAGATTGTTCGGAGTTAACATACAACCTTCTACCGGGCCTCGGTTCCAGTAG
- the LOC137740357 gene encoding transcription factor AS1-like — translation MEELSGAGPEEGLTSEEQALVVSLQAKHGNKLKKIVAKLPGHTPKRIDPTCFHQMGTLIQLCKEVDEGRQSWMQQKNEAMWRLSRLKQRLESVKGRKRTEAVEKSRRR, via the exons ATGGAAGAACTATCTGGAGCCGGGCCTGAAGAAGGGCTGACCTCGGAAGAGCAAGCCCTCGTCGTCTCCCTCCAGGCCAAGCATGGCAACAAGTTGAAAAAGATCGTTGCCAAGCTCCCTGGTCACACCCCCAAGCGCATCG ACCCGACCTGTTTTCATCAAATGGGCACTCTGATTCAGCTGTGCAAGGAGGTGGATGAGGGGAGGCAGAGCTGGATGCAGCAGAAGAATGAGGCAATGTGGCGGCTGAGCAGGCTGAAGCAGCGGCTGGAGTCGGTGAAGGGAAGGAAGCGGACGGAGGCGGTGGAGAAATCGAGGCGAAGATAA